A stretch of the Aggregatibacter sp. HMT-949 genome encodes the following:
- the atpH gene encoding F0F1 ATP synthase subunit delta — MSELTTIARPYAKAVFDFAIEQRSIDKSTVKKWEEMLGFLAEVVENDTMKDFLTSSFSAEKLADTVISICGEQVDQYGQNLIRLMAENKRLTVLPIVFKEFQHYVEEYNAIAEVQVTSAQPLSIAQQEKVAAAMEKKLARKIKLNCNVDTSLIAGVIIRTDDFVIDGSSRGQLNRLANELQ, encoded by the coding sequence ATGTCAGAATTAACTACCATAGCTCGTCCTTATGCAAAAGCAGTATTTGATTTTGCCATAGAACAAAGATCAATCGACAAGAGTACGGTTAAAAAATGGGAAGAGATGTTAGGTTTTCTAGCAGAGGTTGTTGAAAATGACACCATGAAGGATTTTTTAACAAGTTCTTTTTCTGCAGAAAAATTGGCAGATACGGTGATCTCAATTTGTGGTGAGCAAGTAGATCAATATGGACAAAATTTGATTCGGTTAATGGCTGAAAATAAGCGTTTAACTGTCCTTCCGATAGTATTCAAAGAGTTTCAGCATTATGTTGAAGAATATAATGCAATTGCGGAAGTTCAAGTCACCTCAGCTCAACCATTAAGTATCGCACAACAAGAAAAAGTTGCTGCCGCAATGGAAAAGAAATTAGCCCGTAAGATTAAGTTAAATTGCAACGTTGATACCTCATTGATTGCTGGGGTTATCATTCGTACAGATGATTTTGTGATTGACGGAAGTAGCCGTGGACAGCTCAATCGTCTCGCAAATGAGTTGCAATAA
- the atpA gene encoding F0F1 ATP synthase subunit alpha, with amino-acid sequence MQLNSTEISELIKKRIAQFNVVSEARNTGTIVSVSDGIIRIHGLSDVMQGEMIALPGNRYAMALNLERDSVGAVVMGPYADLAEGMEVQCTGRILEVPVGRGLLGRVVNTLGQPIDGKGEIENDGFSPVEVIAPGVIERKSVDQPVQTGYKAVDSMVPIGRGQRELIIGDRQTGKTALAIDAIINQRNSGIKCIYVAIGQKASTIANVVRKLEEHGALANTIVVAASASESAALQYLAPYAGCAMGEYFRDRGEDALIVYDDLSKQAVAYRQISLLLRRPPGREAYPGDVFYLHSRLLERASRVNEEYVEKFTKGEVKGKTGSLTALPIIETQAGDVSAFVPTNVISITDGQIFLESNLFNSGIRPAVNPGISVSRVGGSAQTKVIKKLAGGIRTALAQYRELAAFAQFASDLDDATRKQLSHGEKVTELLKQKQFAPLSVAEQAVVLFAVEFGYLDDVALSKIASFEAALLDYANHNNAEFMQELTKTGNYNDEIKDTLKGILDSFKANSAW; translated from the coding sequence ATGCAACTAAATTCTACTGAAATTAGTGAATTGATTAAAAAACGCATCGCCCAATTTAATGTGGTGAGCGAAGCTCGCAACACTGGGACGATCGTTTCCGTAAGCGACGGTATTATTCGTATTCACGGTTTAAGCGATGTAATGCAAGGGGAAATGATTGCATTACCTGGAAATCGCTATGCAATGGCACTTAACCTTGAGCGCGACTCAGTGGGTGCGGTTGTTATGGGGCCTTACGCGGATTTAGCGGAAGGAATGGAAGTACAATGTACCGGTCGTATTCTTGAGGTACCGGTAGGCCGTGGTTTGTTGGGACGAGTGGTAAACACCCTTGGTCAACCGATTGATGGTAAGGGTGAAATAGAAAATGATGGTTTTTCTCCAGTTGAAGTTATTGCGCCGGGCGTAATTGAACGTAAATCCGTAGATCAGCCGGTACAAACCGGTTATAAAGCGGTTGACTCCATGGTACCAATCGGTCGTGGTCAACGTGAATTGATTATCGGTGACCGTCAAACTGGGAAAACCGCATTAGCGATTGACGCTATTATTAATCAACGTAATTCAGGTATTAAATGTATTTATGTGGCAATCGGTCAAAAAGCATCAACTATTGCTAACGTTGTACGCAAATTAGAAGAACATGGTGCATTGGCTAATACTATAGTGGTTGCCGCCTCTGCCTCTGAATCTGCCGCGTTACAATACCTTGCTCCTTATGCTGGTTGCGCAATGGGTGAATATTTCCGTGATCGCGGTGAAGATGCTTTAATCGTTTACGATGATCTTTCCAAACAAGCGGTTGCTTATCGTCAAATTTCCTTGTTATTACGTCGTCCACCTGGTCGTGAAGCTTATCCTGGAGACGTGTTTTACTTACACTCACGTTTGCTTGAACGTGCTTCTCGTGTAAATGAAGAATACGTAGAAAAATTCACTAAAGGTGAAGTAAAAGGAAAAACAGGTTCTTTAACCGCACTTCCTATTATTGAAACTCAAGCCGGTGACGTTTCCGCATTCGTTCCAACCAATGTAATTTCTATTACCGACGGTCAGATTTTCTTAGAATCTAATCTGTTTAACTCAGGTATCCGTCCGGCGGTAAACCCAGGTATTTCAGTTTCCCGTGTGGGTGGTTCGGCGCAAACGAAAGTAATTAAAAAATTAGCGGGTGGTATTCGTACCGCACTAGCACAGTATCGAGAATTAGCAGCATTTGCTCAGTTTGCTTCAGATCTTGATGACGCAACTCGCAAACAGCTTTCTCACGGTGAAAAAGTTACCGAATTGCTAAAACAAAAACAATTTGCGCCACTTTCGGTTGCAGAACAAGCTGTAGTTTTATTTGCTGTTGAATTTGGTTATTTGGATGATGTGGCACTATCAAAAATTGCAAGTTTTGAGGCTGCACTTTTAGATTATGCAAATCATAATAATGCTGAGTTTATGCAAGAGCTTACTAAAACCGGTAACTATAACGATGAAATTAAAGATACATTAAAAGGTATTTTAGATAGTTTCAAAGCGAACAGTGCTTGGTAG
- the atpG gene encoding F0F1 ATP synthase subunit gamma: MAGAKEIKTKIASVQSTQKITKAMEMVATSKMRKTQDRMAASRPYSETIRNVISHVSKASIGYKHPFLVERDVKKVGILVISTDRGMCGGLNVNLFKVALSQIKGWKEQNITTEVGLIGSKGIGFFRSLGFKVKGQLSGLGDNPALEELIGVANTMFDAYRNGEIDAIYIAYNKFVNTMSQKPVVQQLVPLPELENDYLGERQQSWDYIYEPDPKILLDSLLVRYLESQVYQAVVDNLASEQAARMVAMKAATDNAGNLINDLRLVYNKARQASITNELNEIVAGAAAI, encoded by the coding sequence ATGGCAGGTGCAAAAGAGATAAAAACCAAAATTGCCAGCGTGCAAAGTACGCAAAAAATTACCAAGGCAATGGAAATGGTTGCAACCTCGAAAATGCGTAAAACGCAGGATCGAATGGCGGCATCTCGTCCGTATTCTGAAACTATCCGTAATGTTATCAGCCATGTGTCTAAAGCAAGTATCGGTTATAAACATCCGTTTTTGGTTGAACGTGATGTGAAAAAAGTTGGTATTTTGGTTATTTCTACCGATCGAGGAATGTGTGGCGGTTTAAACGTGAATTTGTTTAAAGTCGCACTTAGCCAAATTAAAGGTTGGAAAGAGCAAAATATTACAACAGAAGTTGGTTTAATCGGATCGAAAGGGATTGGTTTTTTCCGTTCCCTTGGTTTTAAGGTGAAAGGTCAACTTTCCGGCTTGGGCGATAATCCGGCTTTAGAAGAACTTATTGGTGTGGCAAATACCATGTTTGATGCATATCGTAATGGTGAAATTGATGCAATTTATATTGCATATAATAAATTCGTTAATACGATGTCACAAAAACCGGTTGTGCAACAATTAGTTCCTTTACCGGAATTAGAAAACGATTACTTAGGCGAAAGACAACAGTCATGGGATTATATTTATGAACCTGACCCGAAAATTTTGTTAGATAGTCTTTTGGTTCGTTATTTAGAATCTCAGGTTTATCAAGCGGTTGTAGATAATTTAGCTTCAGAACAAGCGGCTCGAATGGTAGCGATGAAAGCAGCAACAGATAATGCAGGTAATTTAATCAATGACTTGCGGTTGGTGTATAACAAAGCTCGTCAAGCAAGTATCACAAATGAATTAAATGAAATCGTTGCCGGTGCGGCTGCGATTTAA